Proteins encoded within one genomic window of Macrotis lagotis isolate mMagLag1 chromosome 3, bilby.v1.9.chrom.fasta, whole genome shotgun sequence:
- the STX5 gene encoding syntaxin-5, whose amino-acid sequence MNTRKRYGSKNTDQGVYLGLSKTQVLPPAAAGSGLGSSIPITTTSPSLGLPPDTMSCRDRTQEFLSACKSLQSRQNGLQTNRSSALSAVRQRSEFTVMAKRIGKDLSNTFAKLEKLTILAKRKSLFDDKAVEIEELTYIIKQDINSLNKQIAQLQDFVRAKGSQSGRHLQTHSNTIVVSLQSKLASMSNDFKSVLEVRTENLKQQRSRREQFSRPSVAALPLAPNHLGGGAVVLGAEPRAAGDVAIDMMDSRTSQQLQLIDERDSYIQSRADTMQNIESTIVELGSIFQQLAHMVKEQEETIQRIDENVQGAQLDVEAAHSEILKYFQSVTSNRWLMVKIFLILIVFFIIFVVFLA is encoded by the exons ATGAACACGAGGAAACGCTACGGGTCTAAGAACACGGATCAGGGAGTCTACCTGGGTCTCTCAAAGACACAGGTGCTGCCCCCTGCTGCAGCTGGCAGCGGCCTTGGCAGCAGCATCCCCATCACCACCACTTCCCCTTCTCTGGGTCTCCCTCCTGACACCATGTCCTGTCGAGACCGAACTCAGGAGTTCCTGTCTGCCTGCAAATCCCTGCAGAGCCGCCAG aatgGACTCCAGACAAACAGATCTTCAGCCCTGAGTGCTGTCCGTCAGCGGAGTGAGTTCACCGTCATGGCCAA GCGCATCGGGAAGGACCTGAGCAACACTTTTGCCAAGCTGGAGAAGCTGACAATCT TGGCCAAGAGGAAGTCCCTGTTTGATGATAAGGCTGTGGAGATTGAGGAGCTGACTTACATCATCAAACAG GACATCAACAGTCTCAATAAGCAGATTGCACAACTCCAGGATTTTGTCAGGGCCAAGGGGAGCCAGAGCGGGCGGCACCTTCAGACCCACTCCAACACCATCGTGGTCTCCTTGCAG TCTAAGCTGGCCTCTATGTCCAATGACTTCAAATCCGTTTTAGAAGTGAGGACAGAG AATCTGAAGCAGCAGAGAAGCCGCCGGGAACAGTTTTCCCGTCCATCTGTGGCAGCTCTGCCTCTTGCCCCCAACCACCTGG GGGGCGGGGCCGTGGTGTTGGGAGCTGAGCCCAGGGCCGCAGGCGATGTGGCCATCGATATGATGGACTCCCGGACCAGCCAGCAGCTCCAGCTCATCGATGAGCGG GATTCCTACATCCAGAGCAGGGCGGACACCATGCAGAACATCGAGTCCACCATCGTGGAGCTGGGCTCCATCTTCCAGCAGCTGGCACACATGGTCAAGGAACAGGAAGAAACCATCCAGCG GATCGACGAGAACGTTCAGGGAGCACAGCTGGACGTTGAGGCCGCCCATTCAGAGATCCTCAAGTACTTCCAGTCAGTCACTTCCAACCGCTGGCTCATGGTCAAAATCTTCCTCATCCTCATTGTTTTCTTCATCATCTTTGTGGTCTTCCTGGCCTGA